Part of the Spirochaetota bacterium genome, TGGTATAATCTCACCATTTAATTTTTTCCCAACAAGCGAATCACAGAATTCTTTAATTGCATCATACGAGCGAATTACAACAGGTGAAACTAAAATATATTCTATATCGGGTATCAGTAATTTTTGGCTGCGATGTGGATAAAGCACTCTACGGGCATTATATATTGGTATAACAATCTTTAAACCGGTATCTCGTAGTTCTTCAATTATTTCAGTAACTTGCGATTCATTTTCATCGGTTATATCCATAACCTCAGATAATGCAATTATATTTCTGTTTATTGAACTTATAGTATCATAAAGGTTCCTGGCCTGCTTGCTGAGTTGATGTACCGGTGATGAAAAAACCTGTGCTTGTGCAATTGGTTTAATTATTTTTTTTCTTCTAAACACAGAAAGTATAGCTTCAATAATACGTGAAATCAATGATTTCTTTTGTTTAATTTGTTTATTAACTGGTATTTGAGTTGATGTTTCAGTTTCTTTTTTTTGATTTTTATAATTATCAAGAATTTTTTGCAAAATTTCTTTTTGCTCTTGATTTAAAGTAAGTTCATCAACATTGTCATTAATGAATGTCTCTGCAATTTTAATAAGAATAGTATAATTTCTTTTCAGCTTTTCTTTTTCAAGGTAACCAAGCTTTTCAAACTTCTCTTTTTGATAATACATTAATTGATTTAAATCAGAAAGGTAATTTATAAATACAGGACCATCAACATAATACCATTGTTCATTTTCTGAATCATTGTAAGCTACTATTTTTGCAGTTTTCCGATAATTTGATTCACGCCATTTTTCAATCAGTGTTTCATCAATTTCTGGTATTGTGCTTATAATATCATCCTGTAAACATATTTTATGCTCGCGTATCAATGTGACAATATCATTATTAAATGCATCAACTGGATCAAGCAATGAATCTACTTTTAATAAACAGTTTCTAAAAGCCTGCAAATTTTTTACCTCAGCTAAATCAGTTTCTGTCAATAATGAAGCCAAATCATCTAGCAGCACATTAAAAATATAGTCTAATTTAGCATCACGATAATCACTGAAATCATACGATATAATACCAAATTTCTTTAATCTACGCAAAATCATATCAGCATGCTGTGCTATGATGTTTTTAAATGTCTTAAAATTGAGTGTTGATTTAACAGCTTGATAGTTGTCAGCATGAAAACAATAATCCTCGGCTAATTCAATATGATTTTTATCAATTGTGAAATGTTTAAACGTAAATATAGAATTTCCTAACTCTGATTTTATTATTCTGTTAAGATCGTTTTTATTTATTGATTTTTTTATAAGCTTTGAAAGATTAAATAGGCGGTATTGTTTTAAAAGTGTTAGTAAATTTTGTTTAGAAATCTCATCCCGAATTGACTGTAAGCGATTAAATTCTTCATCATGAATATCTACGCAATACTCTTCTTTTTCATTGATATCAAGCTTCTTTGTCTTCTCATCCACAGAAAAAGTGAATGTTATAAGTTTTTTTACATGATCAGGATATGAATTGAGCAACTGTGTAATCAAATAATTTATTTGATTATTTCTGGAGGTTGTAAATGGGATGGGGATATTTCGCGAAGATTGCAAAAATTGCATTGTTGCCATTTCCCGTTTGCCATCAGGGAGCGATAGTTCCTGCATACGAACTATTTCTGCCAGAATATCATATACATATGATTCTTTAGCCAGTAGTCCCTGAATAAAAGGGAAACGCTGTGCTTTATTTTCAATATTCATAGTATACTATAAACATCTGTAATTTTAAACCAGTCATTATTATTTAATGTACCTATGTCTTATTTAAATATAATAAATATAATAAATATAATATATTGAAAATAAGTAAAGTATTTTATTAAGTTAATTTTTCCAGTAAGAAAGAAATAATTGACTCTTGTTTTACGCTCACCTGATCTCCTGAGTGCATGTCTTTTATAGTTGCACAATTATTTGCCAGTTCATCTTCACCACAAATCAATGAAAATTGGGCATTTTCACGATCAGCCCGCTTAAACTGTGTTTTAAAACCTTTTGCCGCAGGGTCAAAATCACACGAAATATTATTCTTTCGTAATTCTTCTGCTATCTGCATAACAACAGGTAGTGCATTGTCGCCAGAATATGCAATGTATACGTCAAGTTTTTCTGTTACAGATAATTGTTCCAGTAACAATTCAATGCGTTCAATTCCTGCAGCAAATCCAACAGCGGGAGTAGGTTTCCCACCAAACAATTCAACTAAATTATTATATCGACCTCCTGCTGCGAAGGCATTTTGACCACCCAATTTTGTAGTAACAAACTCAAATGTTGTTTTTGTGTAATAATCTAAACCTCGTACCAGAAGCGGGTCATGAATATAGTTAATGGAATGTTTTTCAAGTAAATCGCTTGTTTGGCTAAAGTGTTGTTTACACGATTGACATAAAAATTGTGTAATTTTTGGTGCATTCTGTTTTAATGCTATGCATCCTTCAACTTTACAATCCAGTAGTCGCAATGGATTTGTGTGTAACCGTTTTTTACAATCTTCACAAAGATCATCTTCATGTTCGGAATAATACTTAAATAACTCACCTATATAGGGTTTGCGACACTCTGGACATCCAATAGAATTTATTAGCAAAGTATATTCTGTTATTCCCAATCTCAGAGTTATCTCATTCATTAATGATATGACCTCAAAATCATACCATGGGTTGTCACTGCCAAATAGTTCAGCTCCAAACTGATTAAACTGGCGCAGTCTACCTTTTTGAGGTCGTTCAGCTCTGAACATTGGTCCGTAATAAAAAAACTTACATAAAGCCAGTCTGTTATATTCACCGTTTTCTACATAAGCACGTACCATGGAAGCAGTGCCTTCAGGACGTAAGGTCAAACTTCTACCACCACGGTCTTCAAAGGTAAACATCTCTTTAGTTACAATATCTGTACCGTCTCCTATACCACGGGCAAAAACTTCTGTATATTCCATTATTGGTAAAATAACTTCACGGTAATTATATAGCCTGAATACTTCCTTTGCAGTATTAACTATATGATTAAATTTTGGTGTCCTGTCAGGAAGTATATCTTCTACACCTGGTGGCTTTTGAATCATTACAGTTTCCTCCAGAAAAATTAAAAAAGAATTATAGTCGTTTGCGTAAAATTGCCCATTGACGTAAAGGTTTGTCAAATATAATTGTTGCTATGGTATTGGGTTGTGCCATTGGTACTGAGGTACCATCCACTACAATATCGACAACTGTTATCGGGGAATCGTGTATCTGATTATGTACAATAGGATATAGTGCATCGTAACTATCGCCTTTGTATATAGGGTTGAATACTTTAACAAGGTTTTTTTGCTGATCAATACAATATCCCATAAATAATGTTTTTTTGATGTATGGAATACCGTCAAAGCTGCTATTATCAAACTCATTAAAAAGGTCATCAGTATATGGTCTGTGACTAACTAGATCAAGTTCATTTTGCCAAAAATTCTTATATTGGTTACTATCGCCACCATTTAAAAACGTATCAATTGCGTGCCTGTAGATACGCGTTACATTGGCTGTATAGTACAGTGATTTCATTCTGCCTTCTATTTTGAATGCGTTTACACCTGCGTTAATATAATCGGGTATCCTGTTGATTAAACACAAATCTTTTGAGGAAAGAATCTCAGTCCCATGTGCATATTCAATGATATCCAGATGATTGCCTGGCCGCTTTTCTTCAACCAGTGAATATTTCCACCGGCAGGGATGTGAGCAGTTGCCCTGATTGGCATCGCGGCCTGAAAGATAGCGGCTGAGCAAGCACCTGCCTGAATATGAAATGCACAGAGCACCATGGCAAAAAATTTCCAGCTCAATATCGGTATGCTGGCGTATTTGCTTAATTTCTTCAAGTGTGGTTTCTCTTGCTAGCACAATACGTGATATACCTTGCAATGCCCAAAATTTTACTGCTAAGTGGTTTAAGGTTGACATCTGCGTAGAAAGATGCAGAGGAACTTGTATATTTTCTTTCACCAGTAATGCCATTCCTGGATCAGAAATCATGATTGCATCAAATGGAATGTGTTTTATGTGTTGTATGTATTCAGTAACGAAAGGTATATCACACTCATGCAAAAAAGCATTTAGTAAAAATATTGCCTTTACGTTATGTTCGTGGGCATACGCTACCGCCTGTTCTATTTCAGGTATTGAAAAATTTTTTGTGGTTGCTCGTAAGTTAAACTGCTGACCACCAAAATATACCGCATCTGCACCGTAATGCACTGCTGCTTTGAGTTTTTCTAAATTGCCGGCAGGTGCAACCAGCTCAATTTTTTTGTCTGTCTTTAAAGCCATTCCGTATACCTTTTTGATAAAAATCAACAGCTTTGTTATGCTCAGATAGTG contains:
- a CDS encoding peptidase U32 family protein, producing MALKTDKKIELVAPAGNLEKLKAAVHYGADAVYFGGQQFNLRATTKNFSIPEIEQAVAYAHEHNVKAIFLLNAFLHECDIPFVTEYIQHIKHIPFDAIMISDPGMALLVKENIQVPLHLSTQMSTLNHLAVKFWALQGISRIVLARETTLEEIKQIRQHTDIELEIFCHGALCISYSGRCLLSRYLSGRDANQGNCSHPCRWKYSLVEEKRPGNHLDIIEYAHGTEILSSKDLCLINRIPDYINAGVNAFKIEGRMKSLYYTANVTRIYRHAIDTFLNGGDSNQYKNFWQNELDLVSHRPYTDDLFNEFDNSSFDGIPYIKKTLFMGYCIDQQKNLVKVFNPIYKGDSYDALYPIVHNQIHDSPITVVDIVVDGTSVPMAQPNTIATIIFDKPLRQWAILRKRL
- the hisS gene encoding histidine--tRNA ligase; this translates as MIQKPPGVEDILPDRTPKFNHIVNTAKEVFRLYNYREVILPIMEYTEVFARGIGDGTDIVTKEMFTFEDRGGRSLTLRPEGTASMVRAYVENGEYNRLALCKFFYYGPMFRAERPQKGRLRQFNQFGAELFGSDNPWYDFEVISLMNEITLRLGITEYTLLINSIGCPECRKPYIGELFKYYSEHEDDLCEDCKKRLHTNPLRLLDCKVEGCIALKQNAPKITQFLCQSCKQHFSQTSDLLEKHSINYIHDPLLVRGLDYYTKTTFEFVTTKLGGQNAFAAGGRYNNLVELFGGKPTPAVGFAAGIERIELLLEQLSVTEKLDVYIAYSGDNALPVVMQIAEELRKNNISCDFDPAAKGFKTQFKRADRENAQFSLICGEDELANNCATIKDMHSGDQVSVKQESIISFLLEKLT